One part of the Dyadobacter sp. 676 genome encodes these proteins:
- the recG gene encoding ATP-dependent DNA helicase RecG: MTSATNPSVRTRFFDTKIEFLKGVGPQKAALLNQELNIFTFGDLIQHYPFRHEDRSVFHCIGELKEQMPAAQIKGRLRDFSVIGEGSKKRLVGTFQDGKDSLELVWFQSIAWYEKWLKPGGEYVVYGSPVLFGKKWSITHPEIEVLTPENAAAGYWQPIYPLTEKLRKKFVDSKALSKMMRSLLEIAHPHIRETLPTPLIEKYRLVSKAQALWHFHLPQDARTLHQAQRRLKFEELFYNQFRLIKNKLLHKTEYPGLIFDKTMLVKEFYDRHLPFKLTGAQIRVLHEIHEDLKTGRQMNRLLQGDVGSGKTIVAFITMLFALDNDAQACLMAPTEILTDQHYQALKKFADLLGINIAKLTGSTKKKERDIIHRDLLNGTLHIIVGTHALIEDAVQFKNLGLCIIDEQHRFGVAQRAKLWAKNERINPHMLVMTATPIPRTLAMTLYGDLDISAINELPAGRKPIKTVHRFDKNRAAVFGFLKEEIAKGRQVYMVYPLIEESEKMDLKDLMDGYESVARSFPGVPLSIVHGKMRSQDKDYEMARFVRGETKIMVATTVIEVGVNVPNASVMVIENAERFGLSQLHQLRGRVGRGAEQSYCILMTDYKLSKDTRLRIETMCRTNDGFEIAEVDLQLRGPGDISGTQQSGLVDLLVANLAQDGEILKAARASAEEILTADPDLLQPVHQPIRSHLENLRQEETNWSRIS, from the coding sequence ATGACTTCCGCAACAAACCCATCTGTTAGAACCCGTTTTTTCGATACCAAAATCGAATTCCTGAAAGGCGTGGGGCCACAAAAGGCCGCTCTGCTCAACCAGGAGCTGAATATTTTTACCTTCGGCGACCTTATTCAGCATTATCCTTTCCGTCACGAGGACCGCAGCGTTTTTCACTGCATCGGTGAACTGAAAGAACAAATGCCCGCGGCGCAAATCAAAGGGAGGCTGCGGGATTTTTCGGTGATTGGTGAAGGTAGCAAGAAAAGGCTTGTCGGTACTTTTCAGGATGGCAAGGACTCTCTCGAACTGGTCTGGTTTCAGAGTATCGCCTGGTACGAAAAGTGGTTGAAACCCGGCGGTGAATATGTTGTTTACGGCAGTCCGGTTCTCTTCGGCAAAAAATGGAGCATTACCCATCCCGAAATCGAAGTGCTGACACCGGAAAATGCGGCGGCGGGATACTGGCAGCCCATTTATCCGCTGACTGAAAAACTGCGTAAGAAGTTCGTGGACAGCAAGGCGTTGAGCAAAATGATGCGGAGCCTGCTCGAAATCGCGCATCCACATATACGTGAGACGCTTCCGACGCCGCTCATAGAAAAATATAGGCTAGTTTCTAAGGCACAGGCCCTGTGGCATTTCCATTTGCCTCAGGATGCCCGGACATTGCACCAAGCACAGCGGCGACTGAAATTCGAAGAGCTGTTTTACAACCAGTTTCGCCTTATCAAGAACAAACTGCTCCATAAGACGGAATATCCGGGTTTGATTTTTGATAAAACCATGCTGGTGAAGGAGTTCTACGACCGGCATCTGCCTTTTAAGCTGACAGGCGCGCAAATACGCGTGCTGCACGAGATCCACGAGGACCTGAAAACCGGCAGGCAAATGAACCGCCTGTTACAAGGCGATGTGGGCTCCGGAAAAACGATTGTGGCGTTCATTACGATGCTTTTTGCATTGGATAACGACGCACAGGCCTGCCTTATGGCGCCCACTGAAATCCTCACCGACCAGCATTATCAGGCCCTCAAAAAATTCGCCGATCTGCTGGGTATCAATATTGCCAAACTCACCGGCTCGACGAAGAAAAAGGAACGCGACATAATTCACCGGGATCTATTGAACGGAACTTTACACATCATCGTAGGGACCCATGCGTTGATCGAAGATGCCGTGCAATTCAAGAACCTGGGCCTTTGCATTATCGATGAACAGCACCGGTTCGGTGTGGCGCAGCGCGCGAAACTCTGGGCTAAAAACGAGCGCATTAACCCCCATATGCTGGTAATGACGGCTACGCCCATTCCGCGTACTCTCGCGATGACGTTATACGGCGACCTCGATATTTCGGCGATCAATGAACTGCCTGCCGGGCGGAAACCCATTAAAACGGTACATCGGTTCGACAAAAACCGCGCGGCGGTATTTGGTTTTCTAAAAGAGGAAATAGCGAAAGGCCGGCAGGTTTATATGGTTTACCCGCTCATCGAAGAATCCGAAAAAATGGATTTGAAAGATTTGATGGATGGCTATGAAAGTGTCGCTCGGTCGTTCCCGGGCGTGCCGCTGAGCATCGTGCACGGCAAAATGCGGTCGCAGGACAAGGACTATGAAATGGCGCGTTTCGTGCGCGGCGAGACGAAAATCATGGTTGCCACGACCGTAATCGAAGTCGGCGTCAACGTGCCGAACGCCTCGGTGATGGTGATCGAGAATGCGGAGCGGTTCGGACTGTCGCAGTTACACCAGTTGCGGGGCAGGGTAGGACGGGGCGCTGAGCAGTCGTATTGTATCCTGATGACCGATTACAAGCTCAGCAAAGACACCAGGCTGCGGATCGAAACCATGTGCCGTACCAACGACGGTTTCGAAATAGCGGAAGTGGATTTGCAGCTGCGTGGCCCGGGAGATATTTCAGGAACGCAACAAAGCGGGCTGGTGGATTTATTGGTAGCGAATCTCGCCCAGGATGGCGAAATACTGAAAGCCGCCCGCGCTTCGGCCGAAGAAATCCTCACGGCCGATCCCGATCTGCTCCAGCCGGTTCATCAGCCGATCCGCAGCCATCTCGAAAATTTGCGGCAGGAAGAAACCAACTGGAGCCGGATTAGCTGA
- a CDS encoding DUF2911 domain-containing protein, giving the protein MGIRARKKPASPHVTTDGKNMSITYGQPSKKGRVLFGKAGSGSLESYGKPWRIGADQATEITFKKDATFGGKPVKAGTYTLVAIPDENEWTLILNSQLGQWGAYEYEKHKAKNVLEVKVPNKNYPTSEEKLTFTVKDTSLDFQWDKVGFSVPVKF; this is encoded by the coding sequence ATGGGCATCCGCGCAAGAAAAAAGCCAGCGAGCCCGCACGTAACCACCGACGGTAAAAATATGAGCATCACGTATGGCCAACCATCTAAAAAAGGCCGCGTATTGTTTGGAAAAGCAGGAAGCGGTAGCCTCGAATCCTATGGCAAGCCCTGGCGCATCGGAGCTGACCAGGCCACCGAAATCACTTTTAAGAAAGACGCGACATTCGGGGGCAAGCCTGTAAAAGCAGGAACTTATACGCTCGTAGCCATTCCCGACGAGAATGAATGGACGCTAATCCTGAACAGCCAGCTGGGCCAGTGGGGTGCTTACGAATACGAAAAACATAAAGCCAAAAACGTACTCGAAGTAAAAGTCCCTAACAAGAACTACCCTACATCGGAAGAAAAACTGACTTTCACCGTCAAAGACACATCCCTGGATTTTCAATGGGATAAAGTAGGCTTCTCGGTGCCTGTGAAGTTCTGA
- a CDS encoding transcriptional regulator, which translates to MEWLEKFNKVFESKIRLGLMSVLVVNDSLSFNELKELLQLTDGNLASHLKALEEIKYVEFQKQFNGRKPLTTYKATEDGHKAFTEHLQVLENMIRQNL; encoded by the coding sequence ATGGAGTGGTTAGAAAAGTTTAATAAAGTATTTGAAAGCAAGATCAGGCTTGGGCTTATGTCCGTGCTCGTGGTAAACGATTCCCTAAGTTTTAATGAATTGAAAGAATTGCTGCAACTCACGGATGGCAATCTTGCCTCGCATCTGAAGGCATTGGAGGAGATCAAATACGTTGAATTTCAGAAACAATTCAATGGTCGCAAACCGCTAACTACCTATAAAGCCACCGAGGACGGGCATAAGGCGTTTACGGAGCATTTACAGGTGCTGGAGAATATGATCAGGCAGAATTTGTAA
- a CDS encoding diacylglycerol kinase family protein has protein sequence MNGPIDILKAVRSFRYAGAGIYSLFRYENNARIHLIACVVVAIAGVFFHISATEWCIIVIQIALVWAGEAFNTAIEKLADLVSADYHPVIKVVKDTAAAGVLLLAISAVIVGGIVFIPKILLLFQQYLST, from the coding sequence ATGAACGGACCCATCGATATTCTTAAAGCCGTCCGAAGCTTCCGTTACGCAGGTGCGGGGATTTACAGCCTGTTCCGCTATGAAAACAATGCACGCATTCACCTGATTGCCTGCGTGGTGGTAGCCATCGCGGGCGTCTTTTTCCATATATCGGCTACTGAATGGTGCATCATAGTGATCCAGATCGCGCTCGTGTGGGCAGGAGAAGCGTTCAACACCGCTATCGAAAAACTGGCCGACCTCGTCTCGGCCGATTACCATCCGGTCATTAAAGTGGTGAAAGACACCGCCGCCGCCGGGGTGCTATTGCTGGCGATTTCGGCCGTCATAGTAGGAGGAATTGTGTTTATCCCAAAAATCCTGCTGCTATTCCAGCAATATCTGTCCACCTGA
- a CDS encoding DUF1361 domain-containing protein, whose translation MLKNLVNYLEGNLKVALLAFVSAAAMALLSVRIVLESWHFIFLVWNLFLAWVPLLFIKWVWEMEKRQPAPFGVLMIYLSVWLLFFPNAPYIITDLKHLRSVPENMIWYDALMIFTFSLAGFLTGLYSIRIVHRIIAHRWNDRLAWLAITSSMVLSGFGIFLGRYGRWNSWDIVMQPGALARGVYHSMHDPLAIKHTITFSFVLMLLYFAFHIFAEMKQHERTHRYS comes from the coding sequence ATGCTGAAAAACCTGGTCAACTATTTGGAGGGCAATTTGAAAGTAGCGCTCCTAGCTTTCGTATCTGCCGCTGCTATGGCATTACTGTCGGTCAGGATTGTCCTGGAAAGCTGGCATTTTATATTTCTGGTCTGGAATCTTTTTCTGGCGTGGGTGCCGTTGCTTTTTATCAAATGGGTTTGGGAAATGGAAAAACGCCAGCCCGCGCCGTTCGGTGTACTGATGATCTATCTTTCGGTGTGGCTACTGTTTTTTCCCAATGCGCCTTATATTATCACGGACCTTAAACACCTGCGTTCGGTGCCTGAAAACATGATCTGGTACGACGCACTGATGATTTTCACGTTCTCGCTGGCGGGATTTCTCACCGGACTTTACAGCATCCGCATTGTACACCGCATTATAGCCCATCGCTGGAACGACCGGCTGGCATGGCTGGCGATTACAAGTTCGATGGTACTGAGCGGCTTCGGTATATTCCTCGGCCGGTATGGCCGCTGGAACAGCTGGGACATCGTCATGCAGCCGGGCGCACTCGCGCGGGGTGTTTACCACAGCATGCACGATCCGCTGGCGATCAAACACACCATTACGTTTTCGTTCGTGCTCATGTTGTTGTACTTTGCGTTCCATATTTTTGCCGAAATGAAACAACATGAACGGACCCATCGATATTCTTAA
- a CDS encoding SMP-30/gluconolactonase/LRE family protein, whose translation MTRILTILLSIALLSPGISWAQTRSKNFSNEGEFTSNCEGPAVDEDGNVYAVNFARDGTIAQISKKGNASFFVTLPKGSTGNGIRFVDKNTFYVADFTGHNILKVDMITRDVSVFANEPKMNQPNDLAVTATGHVFASDPNWKDGTGQIWHVTPEGKVNLAFGNMGTTNGIDVSPDEKKLYVNESVQRNVWVFDLAPDGTLSNKKLLHHFEDGGMDGMRCDAHGNLYITRHGKGEVAVLSPEGKVIHTIQTIGKKVSNICFGGKNGRTCYITLQDRGCLETFKAKAAGREWAMMKAFTENNKK comes from the coding sequence ATGACCAGAATTTTGACGATCCTCCTCAGCATTGCCTTGTTGTCGCCCGGAATCAGCTGGGCGCAGACCAGAAGCAAAAATTTCTCCAACGAAGGCGAATTCACCAGTAACTGCGAAGGCCCGGCTGTCGACGAGGACGGCAATGTGTACGCTGTGAATTTCGCCCGCGACGGCACGATCGCGCAGATCAGCAAAAAAGGCAATGCGAGCTTTTTCGTGACTCTGCCCAAAGGCAGCACCGGCAACGGCATCCGCTTTGTGGATAAAAACACTTTTTACGTGGCCGATTTTACAGGACATAATATCCTGAAAGTAGATATGATCACCAGAGACGTTTCGGTTTTCGCGAACGAGCCTAAAATGAATCAGCCGAACGATCTGGCGGTAACCGCCACCGGCCACGTTTTCGCGTCCGACCCCAACTGGAAAGACGGTACGGGGCAAATATGGCACGTCACGCCCGAAGGAAAAGTAAACCTCGCTTTTGGAAATATGGGAACAACGAATGGTATCGACGTTAGTCCCGACGAAAAGAAGCTGTATGTAAATGAAAGCGTTCAGCGGAATGTCTGGGTATTCGACCTTGCACCGGACGGTACATTATCGAACAAAAAACTGCTCCACCATTTTGAAGACGGCGGTATGGACGGCATGCGGTGCGATGCGCACGGTAACCTTTATATTACCCGTCATGGCAAGGGCGAAGTGGCCGTTCTGTCACCCGAAGGAAAGGTGATTCACACCATTCAGACAATCGGCAAGAAGGTTTCCAATATCTGCTTTGGAGGCAAAAACGGCCGAACGTGCTACATTACCTTGCAGGACCGCGGTTGCCTGGAAACATTCAAGGCCAAAGCTGCCGGGCGTGAATGGGCTATGATGAAAGCTTTTACCGAAAACAACAAAAAGTAA
- a CDS encoding thioredoxin family protein, protein MKIKINLCVLMVLCLATALQPALAGGDSGDQTQPGYQVGDAVANFRLKSTDGNMVSLSDFGNSKGVIVIFTSNHCPFARAYEDRIIALNSKFAGQGFPVIAINPSDPGTHQDDNFEKLKERATAKHYGYPYLVDDAQQVARAFGASRMPQAFVLQKSGAQFTVRYVGLIDDNMQDAAAVTKLYVDEAVANLLGGKPVVTTITRPLGCAIKWKNQ, encoded by the coding sequence ATGAAAATAAAAATCAATCTGTGTGTTTTAATGGTCCTGTGCCTCGCCACAGCCTTACAACCGGCTTTGGCCGGCGGGGATTCCGGCGATCAGACACAGCCGGGGTACCAGGTAGGGGACGCGGTGGCGAACTTTCGTTTAAAAAGTACCGACGGAAACATGGTTTCACTTTCCGATTTCGGTAATTCCAAAGGTGTGATCGTGATTTTTACCAGCAACCATTGTCCGTTTGCCAGGGCGTACGAGGACCGGATCATCGCGCTCAACAGCAAGTTTGCCGGTCAGGGCTTTCCGGTGATCGCGATTAACCCGAGCGATCCCGGTACGCACCAGGACGATAATTTCGAAAAATTAAAAGAGCGGGCTACCGCGAAGCATTACGGTTATCCCTATCTTGTCGACGATGCGCAGCAGGTAGCCCGTGCCTTCGGGGCCAGCCGCATGCCGCAGGCTTTCGTTTTACAGAAAAGCGGGGCACAATTTACGGTCCGTTACGTAGGCTTGATCGACGATAATATGCAGGATGCGGCGGCTGTTACCAAGCTGTACGTCGATGAAGCCGTGGCAAACCTCCTCGGCGGGAAACCGGTCGTTACCACCATTACGCGCCCGCTGGGGTGTGCCATTAAATGGAAAAATCAGTGA
- the rplU gene encoding 50S ribosomal protein L21, producing MYAIVEIAGQQFKVEKGREIFTHRLEGDVNAALVFDKVLLVDNGGTVQVGLPTVAGASVKATVLEHLKGEKVIVFKKKRRKGYRVKNGHRQYLTKISIDEIVA from the coding sequence ATGTACGCAATCGTAGAAATCGCAGGTCAGCAATTTAAAGTTGAAAAGGGTCGCGAAATCTTCACGCATAGGCTTGAAGGTGACGTGAACGCTGCACTTGTATTTGACAAAGTCCTTCTCGTTGATAACGGAGGCACAGTACAGGTAGGTCTTCCGACCGTAGCGGGTGCTTCTGTAAAAGCAACTGTTCTCGAACACCTGAAAGGTGAAAAAGTGATCGTTTTCAAAAAGAAACGCCGCAAAGGATACCGCGTGAAAAACGGTCACCGTCAGTATCTGACCAAAATCAGCATCGACGAAATCGTTGCCTAA
- the rpmA gene encoding 50S ribosomal protein L27, with amino-acid sequence MAHKKGVGSSKNGRESESKRLGVKLFGGQFAKAGNILVRQRGTKHNPGKNVGIGRDHTLFALVDGNVVFRKTRENRSYVHIEPIAVEAAAEA; translated from the coding sequence ATGGCACATAAGAAAGGTGTAGGTAGCTCGAAAAACGGACGTGAATCGGAAAGTAAACGTCTTGGCGTAAAATTATTCGGTGGCCAGTTCGCGAAAGCAGGTAACATCCTGGTTCGTCAGCGTGGTACCAAGCACAATCCAGGTAAGAACGTAGGCATCGGCCGCGACCATACATTGTTCGCATTGGTTGATGGCAACGTGGTGTTCCGTAAGACCCGTGAAAACAGATCTTACGTTCACATCGAACCGATTGCGGTTGAAGCTGCTGCGGAAGCGTAA
- a CDS encoding NifU family protein, with translation MLSRPIFVYTELSPNPNSMKFVLNFELVPDGLSFDYPSLQAALEEGKASPLAADLFQFPHVKRVFIASNFITITKDDEIAWEEVLRDTKQFIKIYFEENHPVFEQKTIDSNTLIVDARDSDTVQKIKAALDQYVRPAVESDGGAINFHSFDEGSGVVKVLLQGSCSGCPSSTLTLKAGIENLLTRMVPDVKEVVAEGI, from the coding sequence ATGTTGTCACGACCCATTTTTGTATATACCGAATTGAGCCCCAATCCCAACTCGATGAAATTCGTCCTGAATTTCGAGCTGGTACCCGACGGGCTTTCTTTCGATTACCCTTCATTGCAGGCCGCGCTGGAAGAAGGCAAGGCTTCTCCGCTCGCCGCGGACTTGTTCCAGTTTCCGCACGTGAAGCGCGTGTTCATCGCAAGCAACTTCATCACCATTACCAAAGACGATGAAATCGCCTGGGAAGAAGTTTTGCGCGATACCAAGCAGTTTATTAAAATCTATTTCGAGGAAAACCACCCGGTATTCGAGCAGAAAACGATAGACAGCAACACGCTGATCGTCGACGCAAGGGACTCCGACACAGTTCAGAAGATTAAGGCCGCATTGGACCAATATGTACGTCCGGCAGTTGAATCGGACGGCGGGGCAATTAACTTCCATTCATTCGATGAAGGTTCGGGTGTGGTGAAGGTGCTTTTGCAGGGCTCCTGCAGTGGCTGCCCGTCGTCGACGCTGACATTGAAGGCCGGCATCGAAAACCTGCTCACCCGGATGGTCCCGGATGTGAAAGAGGTGGTGGCGGAAGGCATTTAA
- a CDS encoding ferredoxin--NADP reductase: protein MADHTITLKLREIIRETDDAKTFIFETLDGSTLNYKAGQFLTFLIDIHGHEVRRSYSMSSAPGVDVFPAITVKRVPNGEISRFWIDTVKTGDTFRVLAPSGRFVLEKEDAGARDIVLIGAGSGITPLFSILKQTLTQEAESQVTLIYASRNVRNTLFWNHITEWQARFSERLSVIHIHSQPADDWNGIRGRINNTRLEQLVGKAIRFERKDARFFICGPFDLMRSAEITLHFMGFSGTQIRKENFVIASPPPPPPVSNPHNITLNFLGNIYHLLVPAHSTVLDAALARGIQLPYSCKGGRCSSCAALCTRGNVHMSVNEVLTDRDLAEGWILTCSSYVDSDDVVVEFRQG, encoded by the coding sequence ATGGCAGACCATACGATAACGTTAAAACTCCGCGAGATCATCCGCGAAACCGATGATGCGAAAACCTTTATTTTCGAAACCCTCGATGGCAGCACGTTAAATTACAAAGCCGGCCAGTTCCTCACATTCCTGATCGACATCCATGGTCACGAGGTGCGCCGCTCCTATTCCATGAGCTCGGCTCCCGGCGTGGACGTATTTCCCGCTATAACCGTCAAAAGGGTACCAAATGGGGAGATTTCCCGGTTTTGGATCGACACTGTCAAAACCGGTGACACATTCCGTGTGCTGGCCCCGTCGGGCAGATTTGTGCTGGAAAAGGAAGACGCAGGTGCACGCGACATCGTATTGATCGGTGCGGGAAGCGGCATTACCCCGTTATTTTCCATATTAAAACAGACATTGACTCAGGAAGCGGAAAGCCAGGTGACGCTTATTTATGCAAGCCGCAACGTGCGCAATACACTTTTCTGGAACCATATTACCGAATGGCAGGCACGATTTTCCGAACGGCTGAGCGTGATTCACATCCACAGTCAGCCTGCCGACGACTGGAACGGCATTCGGGGACGCATCAACAACACCCGTCTCGAACAACTGGTAGGAAAAGCCATTCGTTTCGAGCGAAAAGATGCCCGTTTTTTTATCTGCGGCCCTTTTGACCTCATGCGTTCGGCGGAAATTACCCTGCATTTCATGGGTTTTTCCGGGACACAGATCCGTAAGGAGAATTTTGTGATCGCATCGCCGCCACCTCCCCCGCCCGTTTCCAACCCGCACAACATCACGCTTAACTTCCTCGGGAACATTTATCACCTGCTGGTCCCGGCACATTCGACCGTGCTGGACGCGGCATTGGCACGCGGGATCCAATTGCCGTATAGTTGCAAAGGTGGTCGCTGCTCGTCATGCGCGGCCCTATGCACGCGTGGAAACGTGCATATGAGCGTGAACGAGGTACTCACCGACCGTGACCTGGCCGAAGGGTGGATTCTGACGTGCTCTTCTTATGTGGATAGCGACGACGTAGTGGTCGAATTCAGGCAGGGATGA
- a CDS encoding substrate-binding domain-containing protein yields the protein MKKKIVRIKDIAERAQTSKGTVDRVLHNRGRVAEDVRERILAIIKELNYEPNLIAQSLKSQRAFNIAALIPDPNLDSYWEAPHNGLEKAEKELRQYGVYITKFIFNSHSDTSFITKAREVTRDHPDGLLIAPIFYKEALPFFKEWGEMGIPYVLFNTQIEHVNPLCYIGQDSYRSGSLAAKILRFGLHSPATVLVAHVNEDISNSAHLITKEDGFRDYFKGEKLEDTFRVISREINFQEEEGPDKRLDEIRREFPDLGAVYVTNSKAFEVAAYLEKNALTDIKLVGYDLIEHNQQYLNKGIINFLINQNPLGQGYWGIHQLANHLIFKKEIPAIKFLPLDIITKENLDYYLDPQ from the coding sequence GTGAAAAAGAAAATTGTCAGAATCAAAGATATTGCGGAGAGGGCCCAAACATCCAAGGGCACGGTAGACCGGGTTTTACATAATCGCGGTCGCGTTGCCGAAGATGTTCGGGAGCGGATCCTGGCCATCATCAAGGAACTGAATTACGAACCCAATCTGATCGCGCAATCGCTGAAATCCCAGCGCGCATTCAACATTGCGGCCCTCATCCCCGACCCCAACCTCGACTCGTACTGGGAGGCGCCGCACAATGGGCTGGAAAAGGCGGAAAAAGAGCTCAGGCAGTATGGCGTGTATATCACCAAGTTTATATTCAACTCGCATTCCGACACTTCTTTTATCACCAAAGCCCGGGAAGTCACCCGCGACCACCCCGACGGCCTGCTCATCGCACCGATATTTTATAAAGAAGCGCTTCCCTTTTTCAAGGAATGGGGGGAAATGGGTATTCCGTACGTCCTTTTCAACACCCAGATCGAGCACGTAAATCCTTTGTGCTACATCGGTCAGGATTCGTACAGAAGCGGCTCGCTGGCGGCGAAAATACTGCGTTTCGGCCTGCATTCCCCTGCAACTGTACTGGTTGCACACGTGAACGAAGACATTTCGAATTCCGCGCATTTGATTACCAAAGAGGACGGTTTTCGCGACTATTTCAAAGGTGAGAAGCTGGAAGACACATTTCGGGTGATCAGCAGGGAGATCAATTTCCAGGAAGAAGAGGGACCAGATAAACGGCTTGATGAAATACGCCGGGAATTCCCGGATCTCGGCGCGGTGTATGTAACCAACTCTAAGGCATTCGAAGTAGCCGCCTATCTGGAAAAAAACGCATTGACCGACATTAAACTCGTCGGCTACGACCTTATCGAACACAACCAGCAGTATCTCAACAAGGGCATAATCAATTTCCTGATCAACCAGAACCCGCTTGGCCAGGGCTACTGGGGCATTCACCAATTGGCGAACCATTTAATCTTCAAAAAGGAAATTCCGGCAATCAAATTCCTCCCGCTTGACATTATCACGAAGGAAAACCTGGATTACTACCTCGACCCGCAGTGA